The genomic stretch GCACACGCAGCCTTCGATAAATGGATTGGCGGCTTGTGGTTTGCCCCTTCTGCTTTGAAGGATAAAGCCAAGCGTGACGAAAAACTGCTGGGCATTTACATCCCTTACTGGACATATGACAGCCATACCGACAGCTATTACCGGGGTGAACGCGGCGTCATTTACTACGAACGCCAAATGGTCACGGTCATTGTCAACGGACAACCCCGCCAACAAGTGCAGAATGTACCCCGTATCCGCTGGACGCCTGTCAGTGGGCGGGTAAGGCTATTCTTTGATGATGTGTTAGTCGGTGCGACCCGTACCCTGCCCCGCGCTATTCTTGACCGGCTGGAACCGTGGGATTTACCCAATCTTGTGCCTTACAACGAGAGTTACCTGAGCGGTTTTCAAAGCGAAATTTATCAGGTCGATCTGGATGAAGGCTTTGAGCAAGCTCGCGGCATCATGGATAGCCGTATTTATCACGCCATCCTTAGCGACATTGGTGGGGATCAGCAACGGGTAAACAGTCTGGAAACCCAACATGCAGCCACCACCTTCAAACATGTCTTGCTGCCAGTCTGGTCTGCTGCCTTCCGTTATAACGGCGAAACGTACCGTTTTGTCATCAACGGGCGTAACGGTAAAACCCAAGGCGAACGGCCTTACAGCGTAGTCAAAATCG from Thiothrix litoralis encodes the following:
- a CDS encoding primosomal protein N' (replication factor Y) - superfamily II helicase; protein product: MADNDTNQQHFPCEECGADLVYQPGTQTLTCTYCGHQNSIHQSHQEIREYSFEQALRAVQQGKLRPLDSTQVIKCPNCAATFELKQNNHAGDCPFCGTPVVTGTEQTRLFQPKSLLPFLITDKAAHAAFDKWIGGLWFAPSALKDKAKRDEKLLGIYIPYWTYDSHTDSYYRGERGVIYYERQMVTVIVNGQPRQQVQNVPRIRWTPVSGRVRLFFDDVLVGATRTLPRAILDRLEPWDLPNLVPYNESYLSGFQSEIYQVDLDEGFEQARGIMDSRIYHAILSDIGGDQQRVNSLETQHAATTFKHVLLPVWSAAFRYNGETYRFVINGRNGKTQGERPYSVVKIVFAALLGISLLGGLGYFMDKEGVFEQMMQQGGNYQQYQQYQPRQRLPDPYRSNPGYYYR